Genomic segment of Elusimicrobiota bacterium:
GCCACCAGCGCGAAGATCGGGTCCTTGGGATGCAGGAAATAGAACTTGCGGGTGTAGCTCGACTTCTTCGCCTTGACCTTGGCCACGAAGACCTGCAAAGTGAACTCGCACATGAGGTCATGCTCCGTGCACTTGGTCTGCTTCATCAGCCACATTTCCTCATCCTCGGTGATCTCCTCGTACCCGGCCATCTTCAGGACCCCGCCCTTATCCGTCTTGGCCTCCTGGACGACGGAGCAGCTCGCCTCGGGCATGCGCACGATGCCCCTCTTCTTGCCCTCGGAGATCTGCTTGAACGTGTAGAGTTCGAGGCGCTTGGCCAGGAAGGGATCCTGGAGCTTCTTGGGCAGGTCCTCGGCTTTGACGGCCAGGAACTCCGGGATGAACTCGGGAGGGAGTTGCTCGGTCGGGGTGTCCAGGAATGCCTTGACCAGCTCCAGGGTGTCCTTGGCCGCGGGCGCCTCGGCCTTGGCTTCTTCCAGGGCCCCGGCCGAGGCTGCGGCCGGCACAGCCAGCAAGAGGAGGGCCGTCAGGATCGATCTAACCACGCGGGTGGTACCTCCTATGGGACTCCTTGAGCCCGGAAGCCTCGAGATGCGTGTAGATCTGCGTCGTGGCGAGGCTGGAATGTCCCAACATCTCCTGCACGCTCCTCAGGTCCGCCCCGCCTTGGAGCATGTGCGTGGCGAACGTGTGGCGCAGCACATGCGGATGGACCTTGCCCTCCAGCCCGGCGCGCTTGGCCAGGGCCTGCAGGTCCCGCCAGAACTGCACGCGAGAGAGCCGGCGGCCGCGTCTATTGAGGAAGACCTCCCCGTCCGCCGCGTGCGGGAAGCGCTGCTGACGGATCTGCAGGAACTGCTTCAGGAGCGACAAGGCCCGCTCGTGCACGGGGATCAGGCGCTCCTTGGAGCCCTTGCCCAGAACGCGCACCCAGCCGTCTTGGAGGTTGACGTACTCGGCTTTGAGCGCCAGGATCTCCGAGACGCGCATGCCTGTGGCGTAGAGGATCTCGAGCATGACCCGGGTGCGCAGGGCCGCATAGGAGACGCCGGCGGGGACGGCCAAAAGGCGCCCCACCTCCTCCGCGGTCAGGAACTGGGGCAGGCGCGCCGGCCGCCGGGGCGAGCGCAGCTCCGCGGCCGGGTTGACCTCGACGCGGCGCTCCGCGGCCTGGAAGAAATAGAAGGAGCGCAAGGCCTCGATCTTGCGGAAAAGAGAGCTGGCCGCGAGCCCTTTCTTGGACTTGAGCTCCCAGAGGTAGTCCTCCAGGTCGCTGCGCAGGATCTTCAGGGGGTCCTGGCCGCGGCCCTCCAGGTAAGCCAGGAACTGCTCCAGATCCGAGACGTAAGCCGAAGTCGTGTTGCGAGCCAGCCCCCGCTCCACCGATATGTAGCGGAGGTACTCCTCCAGGAGCGGCCTAGGCTGTCCCGGCGTACCTACTCGGCTCCCTTGCCCTTGGCGGCGACCAGCTTGCCGGCGGGCTTGACGGCGGGCGCGGCCGCGGGCTCGGGGCGAGCGGCCTCGTCGGCGCCGATGACGCAGAACTTGTCGCGCAGGGCCTTCT
This window contains:
- the xerD gene encoding site-specific tyrosine recombinase XerD → MEEYLRYISVERGLARNTTSAYVSDLEQFLAYLEGRGQDPLKILRSDLEDYLWELKSKKGLAASSLFRKIEALRSFYFFQAAERRVEVNPAAELRSPRRPARLPQFLTAEEVGRLLAVPAGVSYAALRTRVMLEILYATGMRVSEILALKAEYVNLQDGWVRVLGKGSKERLIPVHERALSLLKQFLQIRQQRFPHAADGEVFLNRRGRRLSRVQFWRDLQALAKRAGLEGKVHPHVLRHTFATHMLQGGADLRSVQEMLGHSSLATTQIYTHLEASGLKESHRRYHPRG